The genomic region AGGTGGATATGCCTATCATCATTCATAACCGTGAAGCTACTGAGGATATAGTTGAAATCCTTGAAGAGGAAAATGCAAAGGAAATTGGCGGCATCATGCATTGCTTCAACTCGACACCCGAACTCGCCCAGCGTTGTCTGGATATTAACTTCCATATCTCATTAGGAGGAATTGTGACGTTTAAAAATGCCAGGGAACCTAAGGAAGTAGCGAAAATGGTTCCACTGGACCGTCTGCTGATTGAGACTGATTGTCCGTTTTTAGCCCCTCATCCGTACAGAGGAAAGCGGAATGAACCGGCCTATGTGAAACTGGTAGCCGAAAAAATCGCTGAATTAAAAGCGTTATCCTATGATGAGATTGCCACTATAACAACCAAAAATGCCAAGGAATTTTTTAGGATAGAAGATTAAGAGAATGTTACAAAACCTCCTTTGTTTATTACATTTCCATTAAAAAAGGGCCAAAGGTGTTTAAAAATCATAGAAAAACCAATAATATTTAAGGAGTCAAGCACAGGTTTGGCTCCTTTTCATTTTCTGGCCGGACATTTAATGTTTGACAAGTTGTATGTGGTTATATCAGACACTGCGTACAAAAGGAGGCAAAAGCAGATATGCGAAACCTATTAAGTCGTGCATCGTCTTTTGTGAAAAATTACAGGAAGATGGTCATGATGGTAGCCAGTACGATTGTGCTCGTTGCCTCACTGGGGATTCTAATCTATGAAACAACGAAAAAAGATGTTGTTCTGGTAATCAATGGTGAAGAGCAATCGGTTCGTACACACGCTGATACTGTAGAAGAGCTATTAAGCAGCAGAGATATAAAAGTAGATAACTATGATGAAATACATCCGAAAACAGGGGAAACGATCGAACAGGGAATGAAAGTAGCCTATACAAAAGCAAAACAGGTTACTGTAAAAGTAGACGATCAATCGAATCAATATTATACGACTGCACAGACCATTGGCGAGTTTTTAAAGGAAAAAGATATTACCCTTAACTCCCATGATCAGCTTTCCGTTGAAAAATCAGATAAGGTTAAAGAAGGACTGGAGATTAAGGTTGATAAAGCCTTCCAGATTACCTTAAATGACGGCGGAGAGAAGAAAAAGGTCTGGACAACAGCAGATACGGTAGAAGAGTTTCTCAAGCAGAAAGAGATTAAATTGGATGACAACGATAAATTAAAGCAGAAAAAGGATCAGCTCATTGCCAAAAGTGATTCTATTGATATAACGAGAGTTGAAGTTGTAGAAGACGTCGTAAAAGAAAACGTAGAGTATGGTACAACAACCAGAAGTGATGACTCCATGACCAGAGGCCAGCGAAAGGTCATCCAAGAGGGCCAGGAAGGTCTTGTCACCAAGCGTTATGAAGTGACACTTGAAAATGGTGAAGAAGTGGATCGGGAACTTATTGATAAACAAGTAGAAAAAGAGAGTCAGGATCAAATTGTAGCTATGGGAACGAAGCCAGCAGGTCCGACTCCGACCGTTTCCCGTGGTGATAATGGTGAGGTTGTTGAGGAGTATATGATGACGGCCACTGTCTATACAGAAAAATGTAATGGCTGCACCGGGGTGACATATACCGGAATAAATCTAAATAAAAATCCTGATAAGAAAGTTGTAGCTGTAGATCCAAATGTTATTCCCCTAGGCTCTAAAGTATGGGTTGAAGGCTATGGATATGCTGTAGCCGGAGATATTGGCGGGGCCATTCAAGGAAGCCGTATTGATTTATTTAAACATTCCAGTAAATATAATGGCGGTTATGGACACCGTCAAGTAAAGGTGAAGGTATATAAGTAAGACAGAGGGTGACCCCTCTGTCTTTTCTTTTGCTTATAAAAGCTTTATTCTAAAAGGATAGAGATTGGAAGTACAGGAGGATAACAGACGTGTACATCAGGGAAATCATTATAGTAGAAGGTAAAGATGATACAACAGCTGTAAAAAGAGCCGTCAATGCAGATACTATTGAAACAAATGGTTCTGCCATCAATCAATCAACCTTAAATCAAATCAGCCATGCCCAGGAAAAAAGAGGGGTCATTGTTTTTACCGATCCCGATTATCCGGGACAGCGTATTCGCAGTATCATAGAGGAAGCTGTTCCAGGCTGTAAACACGCATTTTTACCGCGAAACGAAGCAATCAGTTCTAAAGGTCTTGGTATTGAACATGCCAGTCCGGAATCGATTCGGGAGGCTTTAAGCCATGTGTATGAGTTAACCGGAAAACCAGAGAATATGTTTACGAAAGCAGACCTGCTTGAATTTGGACTCGTGGGAAATCCGAGAGCGAGTGATAGGAGAAGGAAATTAGGGGATAAACTAAGAATAGGGTTCACCAATGCCAAGCAGCTGGAAAAGCGTCTTAATATGTTTCAAGTCTCAAGATCCGATTTTGCATCCGCTATGGAAGAGATATTGCAGGAGGAACAATAAATGGAACACCAAAAACCAATTGCCACTCCTTCACGAACGAAGGAGATTTTGAATAAATATGGATTTTCATTTAAAAAGAGCCTGGGTCAGAACTTTATGATTGATTCCAATATCCTTGAAAAACTGGTCACGAATGCGGGAGTAACTGCTCAGTCAGGAGTCATTGAAATAGGACCTGGTATTGGGGCCTTAACAGAACAGCTGGCTAAGCAGGCCAAGGAAGTGCTGGCATTTGAAATTGACCAGCGATTACTCCCGGTCTTAGAGGATACCCTTTCTCCCTATTCCAACGTATCCGTTATTCATCAGGATATTTTAAAGACAGATGTCACGCACTTTATTAAGGAGCAGTTTCCTGATCAGGAAGTAAAGGTCGTTGCCAATTTACCGTATTACATTACGACACCGATATTAATGAAACTGCTGATGGATCAATTGCCAATCACGGATATTACGGTACTCATTCAGAAAGAGGTAGCTGAACGGATGTCAGCACGGCCCAATACGAAGGAGTATGGGTCATTATCAATAGCGGTTCAGTATTATACGGAAGCAAAAGTCGTTATGAATGTCCCTAAATCCGCGTTTATGCCCCAGCCTAATGTGGACTCATCCGTTTTGCAGCTGAAAATGCGAAAAGAGGCCCCGGTTTACGTGGAAAATGAAACCTTCTTCTTTGAGCTTGTACAAGCCTCTTTTGGGCAGCGAAGAAAAACGCTCATGAATAATCTCGGTCGGCATTTTAAAGGTCAAATGTCAAAGGACGAAATTTCAGCAATATTGGAGAAGGTTCAGATTGACGGGCAGAGACGTGGAGAGTCGCTGTCTATTGAAGAATTTGCGAGCCTGGCCAATGGGCTTTATACGTATGTGAATGAATAATATCTAAGGAAGTAATGGATAGCAAAGGATTGTCCTGACATTCAGGGCAATCCTTTTCCTGTTTAGGGTGCTTCCGCCTTTTTTCCTGTTAGTGTTCGCACTGAAGGACATTTATCCCTTCATATTACCTGCTAATGGCCTTCATTAAGCCAGTGAAGGCCATTAAGCAAGGATTTTTTTCTGTTTAAGTCCTTCATTTGCCCCATGAAGGCCACTTTTATAACGGCTTAGTAAAATTCTGTCCTTTATAAAAGCGCCAGCCGAAGACCTTCCCTTCATAAGAGCCTCAGCCAAGAATTTGATCTGCCTATCTTTTGCACTTTCTGATTCACTCACCTATCCTTAAGCGGCCAACGACCTTTCTGCACTCCCTGGATATTTGTCACACCTTCATTCTCCCTAAAATAAGCTATTGTAGGAGTTCGTGTTTATTTCGAGGAGGATTCGTTATGAAGTGGCAAAAGGGAGACATTGTAACAAGAATATCTTATCAGCATGATCTATTGTTCCGTGTTCAATCCGTGGGAAACGAGCTTGTGAAGCTGTATGGAGAAGAATATCGTCTGGAGGCTGACGCCGCACCTGATGACCTGGTGATGGTCGAACGGGAGGAATTAACCAGAAGAAAAAAGGCAGAAAAGGAAAAAGAGGATTATTCCTTCCGTCTGTTTAGACAGGATTACCAACTGATGCGCAAGAAAAGGGAGCATGAGACGACGAGCGGATATAACCAGGAAATCAGACATTTCCAAATACCTCCCAGAATTTTACACATAGATGGTGATCCTATCTTTCTGAAAAAATGTATTCATCTGTATCAGCGGCTTGGATTACAGGTGCATGGAGTTCATGTTCATGAAAAGGAAATGCCTGATCAAATCCATTCCCTATTGAAAAAAATTCAGCCGGATATGATTGTAATTACAGGCCATGATTCCTTTTCAAAAAATAAGGGAGATAAGAACGATTTAAGAGCTTATCGCCACTCAAGATATTTTGCGGACACGGTTCGGAAAGCCCGGGAGTATATGCCTAACCTGGATCAACTCGTTATTTTTGCCGGTGCATGTCAATCCCATTTTGAATCGTTAATCCGGGCAGGAGCTAATTTTGCGAGCTCTCCATCCAGGATTAATATTCATGCTCTGGACCCGGTTTATATTGCAGCCAAAATCGGTTTTACTTCCTTTATGGATCATATTCAGGTCTGGGATGTTCTCCGGAATACACTCACTGGTGAAAAAGGTATTGGCGGCGTGGAAACGAAAGGATTATTTCGAACAGGTATGCCATACTCGGACGACGGTGAGGATGAAGAAATTCGCCCTTATTAGCCTGGATTCGTGGTGAAATGTTGTAAAAAGTCAGGAAATGTACAGCAAAGTCGAATAATTGTATTTTTTATGCATTTTTATGCTTGTTTTCGGAAAAATAAGAAGGAATAGTCCATTATGCGTTGACATAGACAACAAGTAGCTGATATAATGTAAGATTTTCTTTGACTAAACGCGTTGTTTGTGTTATTATTAATAACAGTGAGGTGGAGTGAATTGCCAAAAACATTAGCGGAAATTAAGCAATTATTGGATGGACGTATTGGGAAAAGGCTAACCTTAAAGGCAAATGGTGGCCGTAGAAAAACCATTAAACGCAGTGGCATTTTAGCTGAAACATATCCAGCTGTTTTCATCGTAGAACTGGATCAGGACGAAAATTCTTTTGAGCGGGTATCTTACAGCTATGCTGATGTGTTAACCGAAACTGTAGAATTATCATTTGTGGATGACCTTAGTAAAATGGCTTGAGGAAGCAGTAAACCGTGGTTTACTGCTTTTTTTACTTTACAGCTGTTATGTTTTAAAATGGAGTACATAAAGAAACAAGGACAGGTACTAAGACCTGTCCTTGTTTTCGTTCTCGTTGGTTAGCTGACCCTCTGCCATTTGAATGGCCCTTTTCACCATGTTTCCGGCATCCCTGGCACGAATACCGCCCCAGCCTTCTTTCTGCACCGTGTCGTAAAAACCTAAATCCTTAGCGATCTCTTCTTTAAACTGGTCTGACATAATCCCTTTTCGTCTGCCCAAGGTTCCCAGCCCCTTTCGAAGATCAAAAGTTTTTACGACATGCTTATTATCCCACTGAATTTAAGAATAATAAGAGTAAATGATTGGATACTTCTTTCCATTTAAAGGAGAAACTTCACATGAACTGGCTGGAGAAACGCCACTGATGGAAGTTTCCCTTTATCGTCAACCTTTCTCAAGTTATGTTACAATTTAAAGACTGATAACTGAATACGTGAGAAAGTGCAGGTGAGAGCGCATGATTGTGGAAAAGGCTCCCGCTAAAATTAATTTAACACTTGATGTTTTACATAAACGAGATGATGGATACCATGAAGTGGAAATGATTATGACAACTGTAGATTTATACGATCAGGTACAAATGATGGAGATAGAAGCAGATACGATTCAAGTACAATCTGAAAAGCGATTCGTCCCTGATGATCATCGTAACTTAGCTTACCAGGCAGCTGAAAAAATCAAGCAAAAATTTAATATAACAAAAGGTGTGAATATATCGATATATAAGCAAATACCTGTGGCGGCAGGACTTGCTGGTGGCAGCAGTGATGCCGCTGCGGTATTGCGGGGGTTAAATCAATTGTGGAATTTAAATTTAAC from Virgibacillus sp. MSP4-1 harbors:
- a CDS encoding TatD family hydrolase, whose amino-acid sequence is MLFDTHVHLNVEQFEEDREEVMKRAKEAGVEYMVIVGFDRETIPKAIEIAEQNDTIYAAVGWHPVDAIDMTDEDLNWIEELSSHPKVVALGEMGLDYHWDKSPHDVQKEVFRKQISLAKKVDMPIIIHNREATEDIVEILEEENAKEIGGIMHCFNSTPELAQRCLDINFHISLGGIVTFKNAREPKEVAKMVPLDRLLIETDCPFLAPHPYRGKRNEPAYVKLVAEKIAELKALSYDEIATITTKNAKEFFRIED
- a CDS encoding G5 and 3D domain-containing protein, with amino-acid sequence MRNLLSRASSFVKNYRKMVMMVASTIVLVASLGILIYETTKKDVVLVINGEEQSVRTHADTVEELLSSRDIKVDNYDEIHPKTGETIEQGMKVAYTKAKQVTVKVDDQSNQYYTTAQTIGEFLKEKDITLNSHDQLSVEKSDKVKEGLEIKVDKAFQITLNDGGEKKKVWTTADTVEEFLKQKEIKLDDNDKLKQKKDQLIAKSDSIDITRVEVVEDVVKENVEYGTTTRSDDSMTRGQRKVIQEGQEGLVTKRYEVTLENGEEVDRELIDKQVEKESQDQIVAMGTKPAGPTPTVSRGDNGEVVEEYMMTATVYTEKCNGCTGVTYTGINLNKNPDKKVVAVDPNVIPLGSKVWVEGYGYAVAGDIGGAIQGSRIDLFKHSSKYNGGYGHRQVKVKVYK
- the rnmV gene encoding ribonuclease M5 produces the protein MYIREIIIVEGKDDTTAVKRAVNADTIETNGSAINQSTLNQISHAQEKRGVIVFTDPDYPGQRIRSIIEEAVPGCKHAFLPRNEAISSKGLGIEHASPESIREALSHVYELTGKPENMFTKADLLEFGLVGNPRASDRRRKLGDKLRIGFTNAKQLEKRLNMFQVSRSDFASAMEEILQEEQ
- the rsmA gene encoding 16S rRNA (adenine(1518)-N(6)/adenine(1519)-N(6))-dimethyltransferase RsmA — its product is MEHQKPIATPSRTKEILNKYGFSFKKSLGQNFMIDSNILEKLVTNAGVTAQSGVIEIGPGIGALTEQLAKQAKEVLAFEIDQRLLPVLEDTLSPYSNVSVIHQDILKTDVTHFIKEQFPDQEVKVVANLPYYITTPILMKLLMDQLPITDITVLIQKEVAERMSARPNTKEYGSLSIAVQYYTEAKVVMNVPKSAFMPQPNVDSSVLQLKMRKEAPVYVENETFFFELVQASFGQRRKTLMNNLGRHFKGQMSKDEISAILEKVQIDGQRRGESLSIEEFASLANGLYTYVNE
- the yabG gene encoding sporulation peptidase YabG, whose product is MKWQKGDIVTRISYQHDLLFRVQSVGNELVKLYGEEYRLEADAAPDDLVMVEREELTRRKKAEKEKEDYSFRLFRQDYQLMRKKREHETTSGYNQEIRHFQIPPRILHIDGDPIFLKKCIHLYQRLGLQVHGVHVHEKEMPDQIHSLLKKIQPDMIVITGHDSFSKNKGDKNDLRAYRHSRYFADTVRKAREYMPNLDQLVIFAGACQSHFESLIRAGANFASSPSRINIHALDPVYIAAKIGFTSFMDHIQVWDVLRNTLTGEKGIGGVETKGLFRTGMPYSDDGEDEEIRPY
- the veg gene encoding biofilm formation stimulator Veg: MPKTLAEIKQLLDGRIGKRLTLKANGGRRKTIKRSGILAETYPAVFIVELDQDENSFERVSYSYADVLTETVELSFVDDLSKMA
- a CDS encoding small, acid-soluble spore protein, alpha/beta type produces the protein MGRRKGIMSDQFKEEIAKDLGFYDTVQKEGWGGIRARDAGNMVKRAIQMAEGQLTNENENKDRS